Within the Opitutaceae bacterium TAV5 genome, the region CCTTTGGAATCGATCTGACCAACCAAACCGCCTCCATCTATCTTGATGGCCAAACCGTTATATCCAGCTTCACATTTTCAGGTTACGGAACGACCTTCCGCAAATTCGACATTCGCAGCCTCATCCCCACGTCGGCTTCCGACGGTTCCTCCCTGCGTATCGATAGTATCGGTTTCTACGATACAAACCCTCTCTCTACCGTGCCCGAAGCCTCCACCTGGGCCGCGTTCGCCGGCCTCGTTGCGCTTGCCCTCGGCCTCTTCGCCCGCCGCCATCGCAGGGCATGACGCCTGCGACCGTCTCCCCTGGCTAACCCCGTCCCTAGTCCCCCCCTCACGCCATGAACACCCGCGCTGGCATCCGCCGTCGTATCCACTCCGGCTTTACACTTGTCGAACTCCTCACCGTGGTCGCCATCATCGGCATCCTCGCCGCGATCATGATCCCGGTCGTCGGCAAAGTCCGCAAAAGCGCCATGAACGTCCGCTGCATCAGCAACCTCCGCGGACTCGGCGGAGCGCTGGCTGTCTTCACCGTTGAGAATAACAACAAGCTCCCCCCGCGAAACCTCGAAAAAGACATTCCCTACACCGACGCCAACCCCTCCAAATCCCTCCGTTTCTGGACCTCGCGCCTTTACCGCCACGGCATCCTCAAAGACCGCAACGCCTTTTATTGCCCGGCGGCTTTCCCTACGCGCGACTCCGAAGTTCCCGATTCCGAAAAAATCGAGGACACCGGCGGCCTCACCTACGGCATGCGGATGTGGATGCGCCCCGGCGGAAAATGGGGCACCGACCGCCACCTCGACACCCCCCTGACCGCCATCGAAAACCCGTCCGACTTTTTCCTCATCGCAGACAGCATCTGGCTCGACAAATCCAACACCAACGGACGCCCCACCCAAGGCTACGGCATCAATCCCACGCCCAACTCCACCGCCAATCAACGCATCCACCGCCGCCACTCCAACCGCGCCAACACCCTCTTCGCCGACTTCCACGTCTCCGCCAAGGACGACGCCTATTTCACCAAACACATTCCCGAGACTCAGGCCGCCTACATGAACAGCGACTGCTACTTCACCACCCTCGGCGAAACCGAAACCTTCGAATAGCCATGATCCCAACCCACGCCCTCACCGCGCGCCTGCGCCTTTTGGCCATCACACTCGCCACGATCTCACTCACAGGTGCATCCCTTGCCGGTTCCGTCGCGCTCAAGACGTATCTACCCGAAAACTACACCACGCCTGTTACCTTCAGCATCCCCTTCGCGCGCGGCGCCCTCGCCTCCACCGACGACGTCCACATTCAGGACGGCACGGCCACCCCGCCCCAGCAATGGCACGCCCTCAACCGCTGGCCGGACGGCTCCATTCAGTGGGCGCAAGTCACCTGCCCTCCCCCCCTCCCGTCTGATGCGACGCGAACGTTCGTGATTCGCAAAAACGCCCCCCTCCCTCCTGTTCCTTCCGCCCTCCGCCTCACGCGCACACCCGACGCCGGTCCGGTCGCCTCGCTTGAAATTCGCACCGGCGATTTCACCTTCGCGCTCGACCGCGCCACCGCCACGGCACGGCTCGCCCTCGCCGACCACCCCGCGCTTACCTTTACCCTCTCGCAACTCACCACCGCTGACGGCGCCAGTCTCACCGCCCGCATCGACACCCTCGAAATCCTCGAAAGCGGCCCGCTGCGCACCGTCATCCGCACCACCGGCTTCCACCGTGGCGCGGGCGTCCCGCCCGCAGACGGCGGCAATGCCGTCGTCCCCGCCGGTTACGGACGTTTCGACATTCTCCTCACGCTGCACGCCGGAGCCACCCACGTTGAAATCGACCATGCCATTGCCCCGCTCAGCGAAGACCCTGCAAAGAACCGAGAACGCGAAATGCAACGCTTCCGTTCCGCCTGCATCCCCGTTCGTTTCGCACCCGCGTCCGCCAGCCGGACCACACTCCAGCTCACCACCGAATCCCGCCAACTCCTTCCCGGCCAGCGCCTCTTTCAGCACGAGGACAACGCCTATACCATCGAAGCCGCCCACGCCACCGGCGCCCGCGCCGAAGGCATCCTCCTCGCCACGCCCGATTCCCCCTCCGCATCCGTCACAAGCACCGCCTACGCCACCGTCCGTGACTTCTGGCAACAATGGCCCAAAGCCTTCAGCGCCACCCCGGCAGGAGACGGCTTCGACATCGACCTCTTCCCCACCCTCACCCTCTCCTCCACCAATCCCTACGCCAGCCGCAAGGACGAACAAATCTGGTATTACTACCTCCGCACCGGCGCCTACGAAGTCCGCCAAGGCGTGGAAAAATCCCATCGCCTCTTCATCGGCTGGGCACCCTCGCCCGATTCCGCACACACCATTGCACGCGCCCTGCAAACCCTCCCGGTTGTCCTCCCTCCCCTCGACTACATCAACGCCACCCGAATCGACGACTCCATGCTGCCTCCCCTGAGCGGCGGACTCTTCGACGATTGGGATCGCGCCTTCCTTGCCGCCACCCGTTCCTACTTCGACCAGCAAAAGGAAAACCGCTGGTATGGCTTGCTCAACTGGGGCGACTGGTATGGCGAACGTCGATACAACTGGTGCAACCACGAATACGACCTCCCCGCCAACCTCTTTCGCCAGGCCCTCCGTTTCCAGGACCCGGAGATGTTTCGGGAAGCCGTCCGCCAGGCCACGCACCTGCGTGACATCGACATCATCAACCACCACGTCGATCCCGCTCGCGTCGGCCTCAAATGGAAACACTCCGTCGGGCACACCGGCGGCTACTATACGCCCGGCGCGGAGACCGACATGCACCTCCCCAACGGCGGACGCAAAGACGATGAATTTTTTCTCGGCAGAAGCACTCCCGGTCACATCCGCGTCACCAGTTTTTTTCTCAACCACCAACTCACCGGCGATCCCCGCGCCCTCGAAGCCGGTCGTAAAGTCACCGACCGCCTCCTCACCGATCCCCTCGTCACCAATCCTCGCTACAAATACATCACTGCCCGCGAACCAGGCTGGACCCTCGTCAACCTCGCCGCCGCCTGGCGCGCCACGGCGGACGACCGCTACCTTGCCGCCCTCAATCGCCTCGCCGACAACGTGCTCCTCAAGGCCGAAGGCCACGGCGTCTGGCTCCGTCCCCTGCGCGCCAACCAGACCGGCGGCGACGTCAAGACGGGCGAACTCTCCTTCATGGTCGCCTTCCAGACGGCCGGCATGATCGAGGCATGGAAACTCACGCACCGCGACGACATCCGCCAAAACATCATCGCCGCCGCCCGCTACACTGCGGACAATCTCTACCGTCCCGAATACCGCGCCTTCGTGCACAGTCCCTCGCGCACGCGCACCCAGACTCCGCGCGCCGGCGGACTGGCTGGCAACAACCTTCGCTACATCATGGCCTATGCCTGCGCCCTCGATCCATCGCTCCTGCCCGCCTTCCGCGAACCCATCCTGGATTCCTTCGCCTCCACCGTCGCCAACCGCCAGTGGGTCGGCACCAAACAGAATCCCGACCGTCCCTATCCGCACGACATCACCTCCGCCTTTTACTGGCTCAATCCGGACCAGACCGTAATGAGCGCTCTCTTTGGCGACGACCTGCGCCAACATCGTGACGAAATCCTCAAACGCGCCGCGCCTGCTTCCGTCTTTCCACCCAACAGCGCCCGCTGGGAGGATGACCGGATCGGTGACTGAACCCGCACCGGAACAAGGTCCAGGGGCCAGATTCTCTCCGCAGGCGTTTCCCGCCTCCGAAGTCCGCGCTGCCCTCGATCGCATCGAACAACCCGCGCCACACGCAGGGGCTTCGCTTGCGAAGCCCGTGTATGCAGGACGCGGCATCAAATGACATGCGCGGGCGTCGCAAGCGACGCCCCTACCCGGCGGGCGGGACGCCCGCGCCACTTTAAAACATGCCTCCCTCCACCACCGTTCCGGTCGCCACTCCGGCAACCTCTGCCTCCTCCGCTCCCGCCTCCTCCGGCAAACTCCGCCTCCGCGATCTCGCCGCATTCGGCGCGGGCGGCGTGCCCTACAGCCTCGGGATCGAATCGCTCAAAAACCTCGCCAACCCGATCTTCAACATCGTGCTCGGCGTCAACCCCGCCGTCATCGGCACCATGCACATGATCGCGCGCCTCTGGGATGCGTTCACCGATCCGGTCATGGGCTCGATCTCCGACAACAGCCGCTCGCGCTGGGGACGGCGCCGCCCCTTCATCGCCGTCGGCGCGCTGCTCTCCGCGCTCGTTTTTCCGCTCATCTGGTTCGTCCCTGCGCACTCCGGCACCACCGCCGCCGCTGTCTGGTTTCTTGTCACCTCGCTCCTCTTTTACACCTGTTTCACTCTCTTCAGCGTTCCCTTTTTCAGCCTCAGCCTGGAGCTTTCGCCCGACTACCACGAACGCACCCGCGTCACCGCCGCGCGCTCGCTCTTCGCCACGCTCACCTCGCTCATCATCGCATGGGCCTTCAAACTCGCGCAACTCGACCTTTTTCCCGACACCCTCACCGGCATGCGCTGGGTCGGCATCGGCATGGGCGCGCTCTTTCTCATCGGAGGACTCCCGCCCGCCCTCTTTCTGCGCGAACGTTACCAGAAAATCGCGCAAAGCCGGCCCAAAGTCCCGCTGTTCCAATCGGCCCGCGTCACCTTTTCGAGCATCCCCTTCCGCATCATCCTCGCCGTCTCCGTGTGCATGGTCATCGGCATCAACACGTTCAATGCCTTGGGTATCTACGTGAACACCTATTACGTCTTCGGCGGCGACACCAAACAGGCCGCAATGTTCCTCGGCCTCACCGTGTCCGTCAGCCTGCCCGTCGCCTGGATTTCGATCCCCGCGATCACCTGGCTCTCGGGACGTATCGGAAAAACCGGCACCATCCGGATCTGCCTCTGCCTCGGCATCATTGCAGGCATCCTGAAATGGTTCCTTTTCAATCCCGCACATCCTTACTGGCAGCTCGCGCTGCCGCTTTTTCTCGTGCCCGGCTCATCCGGATTCTGGATACTGCTGCACTCGATGAAAGCCGACATCTGCGACGAGGACGAGCTGCGCACCGGCAATCGCCGCGAGGGCATGTTCGGAGCGGTCTCCGGCTGGGTGCACAAACTCGCCGCCTCGCTGACCTTCACCCTTTCCGGGGTGGTGCTCGTGCTGACCGGTTTCGAGCAACAGCTCGGCGGCGCGCAGGCCCCCGAGACGATCCTGCGGCTGCGCGTGTATTTCTCGCTCGCCCCCTGCTTCTTTTTCGGCGCGTGTCTCGTGCTGTTCATGTTCTACCGACTCGGCCCGCGCGAAGTCGCCGCAATCCGCCAGGAACTGGAAACCCGCCGCCCGGCAGTCTGAGGGTCGCAGGGAGGCTCGCTATTTTCTGGCGAGTTCGTAGGCGAGCTGCGTGCCTTGCACGGTGACGGTTTCGGCGCGGAGCGTCCACGCGCTGCCGTCGGCGTTGCGTGTGAGCGACACTTCGCGCAGCCGCGCTCCGGCGGGCGACACGGCCCAGGCTTTCCACGGTCCGCCACCCGCGAGCCGGAGCGTGATGTCAGCCGAACCGCGTTGCACGAGATACGGAGACGTGCCGATTTTTTCGAGCAGCCGCCGGTCCTGCCCGCCAAAGTGCATGCCCGTCCGCAACGCATCCGTGAGATGCACGACGAGCAAGCGGTCGCTCTCCGCCACCGGCCGGCCGTCCACCGCGACCACCGCAATCGAACCAAACGTTTCTCCGTTGCGCACCGAAACCCGTCCGCCTTCGAGTTGCGCCCCGGCAGGGAGCACGAAGAGTTCGCTGCGTTCCGTGATCACCCGGAGTGTGCCGGCCTCGGTCTGCAACTCGATCTGGCCGGTGTCGCTCCGGTAACGTTTTCCGTCATCCGAAATCGAATCCCCGGGCAGCACGCCGTCGCGCCGGAGCCGGTCGGCGAGTTCGGATGTGGCCGGATACACGCGGTTCGCACCGGATGCGGCCGCACCGGCCTGCGGATCGACGACGACGGCGGCAGGCCGGTTTTCCCGGAAGATCGTATCCGGCGAGGCAGGGCGCGATCCGATGCGAGTCACCAGCCCAAGCCGGGAGAACTCGTTCGGGAACCGGCGCTCGCGCTGGCTGAAGGCGGCGCCGTCCTGCACGGCGAAGGTGATCCCGCCGCGCGCCGGAGCGATGTCACCGCGCCGGAAGAGCGCGGCTCCCACGCGGTCACCGATCAGGCCGACGGGGTCGCTGGCCAGGGAAAAGATGCTGCTGACCTGTCCGGGGTCGTTCACGCCGCCGCGACTGCTGGCGTAGTCGAAATTGTAGAGCGCATCCCAGTCCTGGAGGCCGGCGTAGGCAGGCATGAGGACCGCACCTTCGGCCCGGTAACGGTTGGGACGGACAAAATTGAACTCGGTCACCGCAAAGGGTTTTCCCACAAGGCGGGTGGGCATGACCTCGCGCGGGACAGGCGCGGCGCGGCGAATCGCGCCGGCCTGATCGAACTGGAACGGCAGGTTAAACGTCCGCACGGGGAAGGTGGGATGATCCCAATACATGTGGTTGTCCACGTAGTCGTAGTGAGTTCTCACATATGCCAGTTCCTGGCTGTTGCGGTAGTTGGTTCCGGACAGGAGTGCGCGCACGCCGAGCCGGTTGCGCAGAAAGTCCGCCATGCGCGCATCGTGCCGGATGTGGGCCTCGTAAACGAAACGGTTGAAGGCGGTCGCCTCGGTCTCGCCGGCGGCGGCCGGGAGGAGGTGGCTTTCGGGCTGGCCGCGCCACCGGACGAAGGCTTCCCGGTAGAGGCGGTTGATGACCGGATCGTTGTCGATGCGTTCGGACGGGGAATCTTCGTTGACGGGACAGATGCCGATGAGCGCGGGATCTTCGGCCCAGGTCAGACCGGTGTAAGGGTTGCGGTGCGTGAGGAGGTTGGCGGCGAACTTCGACCAGGTTTCGAAGGCGAGTTCGGAGACAGGCATCACCGCCTTGAAACGCCAGTGCATCTGGCCACTGGCGACATCGGGATCGGTCGCCGTGTCGAAGCCGAAGGCGGCGAACTCCGCCGGGCTGAAGGCGCGGGAGGTGTAAAGGTCGATGTTGATGTAGAGGCCGCGTTTCTTCATCGCGGCGAAGAGATAATCGAGCCGGTCGAGTTTTTGCGGATCGAGTTCGTGGGAGAGTCCGCCCTTGAGCTGGAGCTCGCGGTCGTAGTGGTGAATCCTTATGCTGTTGTAGCCGGACCGGGCGAGCCGTTCGGCCAGGCGGTCGGCCTCGTCTTTTTCGAGGTAGTTGGCCGAGAAGCAGAGGTTGACGCCCCAGAATCGTACGCGGTCGGCGGGCGTTTTTTCGAACGCGAAGTGACCGGCGGGAGTGACGACGAGAGCGCCGTGTTTTCCGGCGGGAGCATCGAGGTACGACGAGAAATCGAAGACGCTGCCGGCCTCGATGTCATGCCGGTGGTCGAATGCCACCCATTCGGGACCGGCTTGCACCGTCCAGGGAGTTTGCGGGGTGAAGGGCACGATGTCGTCGGGCGACAGGGAGAGCGCGGCCACCATCCAGATGGCTTCGCCGGTGTTTTCGAAGCGGATCTCCGAGAGAGGTTTGCCAGGCGGAAGCGGCACGCGGGACACATAGAGTCCGATGGTGCCGCGCGGGTTTTCGCCGGTCCAGCCGACGGCCGCATCAGGAAGCGGGGCAGGCGACCGCCAGTTGCCGATGTCGCGCCCGCTGACGATCTCCCGGCGCGTTTCGGAGCCGTCGATCTGGCGCAGGACGACCGTGCCGACGGACCGGCCCGAGGGCGGAAGCCAGCCAGCGGCGTGGAGCAGGTAGAGGTTGCGCGGAGGGCTCGAGAACACCCCGGACACAGGGAGGGTCGCGTTTTTGGGAAGAAAGGTCTGGTCGGACTTGCCCAGGACGAGAGCGGCCCGGCCGGGGGTCGGCGCGCCGGGGGAGTCGTCAAGGATCTCGAAGTTTACACCCGCCGCGGCGAGGGGTCCGGCGGGGAGGGAGCGGATGTCGTTGTCGGCTCCCTGGTCTGTCCAGCCGCCCTTGCCGTCGCCGGCGACCTCGTCACGGAAGCCGAAGTTGGCGGCGGAGCGGAGTGAAAGGGGGGTGCTGGAGTGAGGCGTGTGCCGAACGGTGACTTCGAGGGCCGAGCGGGTGAGAACCTCATCCGTAACCGGAAAATTGATACGCACGGCGTAAGCGTCCCGTTTCCACTGGCGCTGATCCTGCATGAGGAGGCTGAACGTGCCGGTGATCGTGATCGTGCCGGTGGCGGCGGGCAGGATGAGCGTGCGCGGGATGCGCTGCCTGTCCCCGAAAATATGCGACTGCCCAAACGCGACGGGCAGCGGATGCGCAACGCCGTCGATGAGGACGGACTTGCCCGCACCGATGGAGAGCGGAATCCCGAACTGGAGAAACACCTCGCTGGTGGGCAGGCCGGATTTGGCCTCGCAAGCGACCTCGTAGGCGGCGCTGAAGGCGCGGGCGTCGATACGGCCCAGCCTTTGCGTCAGGGTGAGCGGGACGGGGGCGTCCTTGACGGCAAGCGTGCCGCGAACCTGCCAAGTACCGGCGGCTCGTTTCGGGAAACCGGGAGCGACCCGGAGCTGGCTCTGGTCGATGCGGTTGACCCAGCCCCGGTCAAAGTGCCCGGCGACGGCCTCCACGCCGTCAAACAGGAACACGCCGTTGGGCCTGAGATTGAGGCCGGCGACCGGGAAGGCGGGGGCGGACGGGCCCTGGGCATGGACGGGAACGGCAGGCGAAAACGCGAGACCGAGTGCGATGGCGAGTGGGAGCAGGCGGGGGGATGTCATTTTCAGAATCGGACAGGGGGGCTCAGGCGAAGAAACGGTGCGTGGCGGGCTCAGTATTTTATGTCGGGAACCATCGGTGCAAAGAGGCGCAGCGGGGAGCCTGCCGATGGTTTTCATGGGGAATGCGCGTGGGGGCAACGTGGGCGGAGATGGAGGCTGAAGCCGGTGGTCAGTAGTTGATCACTACGTTGCGTTGCTTGACCTTGTCTTTTTCGAACGGGCGGACGGAGCCGTCGACCATGACGGCGTTGAGTTTTCCGTTATGACGGAACCGGAAATAATCGAACGAGCCGGCGTTCGGCTCAAAGTCCTCGCTCGGAGGCAGGTAATCATCGGCGGTCGCCGCGGTGGCGCTCCGGTAGGCGGTTTTGTTCAACTCCGTGAGACGGTTGGCGGCGCAGGCCTTCCAGTTCGAGGCATCCGCCGGGCGCTGCATACCCTCGGCAAACATGATGATTTCCGTAGGGCGCATGATCTGGTCCGGCGTGACCGCGCGGTCGGGGTCCCACTCGGTAGACTCCGGACCGAGCACGAGAACAAGCGGGTTGGCCGAGTAGGAACGGTTGACGGAGCCGTCGAGTTTCAGCCCGCGCGAAGGGCACTCGTCGATCTGGCAGCCCGCCTGTTTCGCAAACGTGGTTTGGGCGAGCGGGTTCAACCAGGGAGAAAGCTCAAGAGTCCACATCGGAGAATCGCCGGACGGGAATTTTCGGTTGTCGGCGATGTAGAGATGCGTGGCGACGCCGAGCTGGCGCAGGTTGGAGCGACATTGGGCATTGCGAGCGGATTCGCGGACTTTTCCGACGGTGGGGAGCATGATCGCCGCCAGGATGCCGATGATGGCAATCACGGTCAGCAGTTCGATCAGCGTAAAAGCACGCCGATGGTGAGCGGGGCGGCGGCGGAGCGTCTGGAGGAGTATCGTTTTCATGGGATGGTGGGAGAATGGGGGGAGGTCGGGGAAGGCTGATGCCAGCGTTCGGCGGAGACGTTTGCTTCGCGGGCCATGGTGACGAAGTCCTCGTAGGGCTCGTCCTGGATGGTAACGAGTCCGTAGTTGGAGTTCTCGCCATCGAACCGGCCTTCGGACGGCTGGTCGGCGTGCTCGAACCAGTGATAGCCGACGACCAACGGACTGGCCATGGCCTTCCGGACGTAATTGGAAAATGCCTCCGCGCGCTCGCGCTGGTTTTTTTTGATGGGGCCGACACCCTTGGTGTTGGGCAGGCCCGAGTCGGCGGCGCGGAACCCGAATTCTCCGATGATGAGGGGGCGGCCAAACACGGCGTAACGGGCGATCGCGGAGGCGGGATCGTCGTGATAGCGGTTGAAGGAAATGACATCCAGCCAGCGGGCGGCGGCATCGACCACGGGCTGGCCGGGGACGTAAGCGAAGCGGCTGCCGAAAACCATGTGTCGGGGAGCGGCGGCGCGGACGGCCTCGACCGTGATCCTGAAATAGCGTTCCGCGACCTGGCCGAGGAATTCGTCGCAGTCGGCCAGGAAGCGCGCCCGGTCAGGATCGGCGTCGTTGAGCTGGCGTTCGACCTCTTCGTTTTGCTGGGAAAGGGCCTTGCGGGGGAAGGGACTCTTGATGTCGCCGGGAGCGGCGGCGGCAAGCGTGGCCCATGATTCGTATCCGGTTTTCCAGACGCGATTGAGAGTGGCGATGTCGGGGTAGCGTTTCTGCAGGACGGCAAGCGCCGCCTGGCGGCCGTCGGAGGAAAGCGGAGAGTTCAGGAAACTGACGAGGAGCTCGTCGAGGTTGCGCCAGTCGGGGCCCCAGCGCAGTTCGTTGTCGGTGAACCAGCCCAGCACCCACGGGGCGTTCGCGTGGGGCGCGCACGCCTCTCGCGCGAGCCGCCGGGCGGTGGTTTCAAATTCAGGATCAAAGACGTCAGGAAAAACACCGTGCAACCAGGCATGGCTCTGGCCGGAATTCTGCCGGCTCCGCTCCTTCACAAAGATGGAACCGAGGTTGAGAATCGGCGTCCGGGCGAGATGGCGGCCGTCTATTTCGGGTTCGGAGAGACGGAGGTCGGACCACGCGCCCACCGAGTTGAAGTCCCAGTCCAGCAAGCGCCGGGCCACTGCGGATCGCCAGGCTTCCGGCGTGCCGTATTTCCGGGCACAGGCTTCGGCGTAGGGTGAGCGGTTGGTGTTCCGGATGATGTCGGGGTGATAGTTGGCATTACAGACGCCTTTGGAAATGAAGCGTTCTCCGTCGGGTGCGATCAGCCACCAGCGCCCGTCCTCCGCTTTCGTCACGCCAAAAAATCCGCTCCCCGCCGCTTGCAGGCAAGTCGGGCCGACGAGAGTCAAAACGCCGGTGGCAAGAACGGAGAGCAGGAGCGGTGAACGGATCATTTCGGCGAGGGTTTGAGGATGCCTTGGGAAGAAAGGGGGGACGTATCAGAATCAGTTCACCGGGCTGTCGGGCGGCGGCGAAGAACGGCCGCTCCGAAAACCAGTGCGAGCGTGGCGACGCCGAGCATGGCGGCCGTCGTGGAAGACTCGGGGATGGCCGGAGTGAAAGTGATGGTGGCTTGCTTGAGCGTGAGGCTGTCAAATGTGAACTGGCTGGCGGTGGTGATGACAAAGGTGTCGAGGCCGGTATTGGCATAATCGCTGGCTATCTCCGTCCATGTGTAGCTGTATCCGGTGAGGGCACCGCCGGTGAGACTCATTGTGATGCTGACGGTGTCGGCAGAGGCCCGTGTGATGGTATAGGTGGCGATATAGTCCACGTTGTTGGCGAAGTCGTTGGAGGCGGACTGGACGCCGCCACGCGGGATCGGGTTGCCGCCGGTGTCGGTCGTCCCCTGGTGTGAACTCCCGTTGACAATGGTGCCGTCGTTGGTATTGCGCAGGAGAAGGGCGAGGGGATCACGGGAGTTGAGCCTCGTATCTGCGTAGGTGGTGTAGCCGCGGTAGGCGGTGAATTTGCTATTCCATGACCCCAGGCCGTCCGCATCCACCCGTTGGCTGCCGGAATTGAAGAATGAAAGGCGAAGCTCGCCGATTTCGGTAACGTAGCCGGAAAATTTCAGCGAGACGCTCAGCGAGTCGCCGTTGTTGGCCAGGCTCACGGGCGTGTCGGAAAAATAGGTCACCACACTTTGGATACCGGATGTTGCCGAGGTGGTAAATTTCAGGGAACCGTCGGCGCTGTCATCGAGGTTCGTCGATGCCGCCGAGAAATACCATGCGGATTTCTGGTTGGCGAGATCCTGCGTGAGGTGGGAATTGGCGGCGAACGAGTCACTGACCAGCGTGGCCGCCTGAAGCGAGGCGGCGGCGAGCGCGGGGAGACCGAGTGCGGTCAGGAGCAGATGAGTGGTGTGTTTCATGGCGGGATGACCTAGTGATGATGGGATGCGGGGGGATGATGGCTTGGGGTGCCGCCGGAGTGCTCCCGGCAGACTTCCAAGGATTTTGTCGCGAACGGGACATGTCTTGACGGGATTTCCAGATCGTATCAAGAGAGCCGTAATTTAAATCGTTAAATAAACTCGGCCGTCAGTCACTCACTGCCCCTTTTTCGCCCATTTTCTGTTCATGATTACGCTCAAGCACATCGCCGCCGAGGCCGGCGCCACGATCGCAACCGTGTCGATGGCGCTGCGCGGTTCGCCCCTGATCTCCGTCGCGCGCCGGGTTGAAATAAACGAGATCGCGCGGCGGTTGGGATACCAGCGCAACGCCCACGTATCCACGTTGATGAAACACATCCGCCAAGGCGGCGGACGCATGCCGCGCAAGGCCGCCATCGCATTTCTCATGGCGCACCCGTCGCGAAACGCCCGAAAGGAATTCGTTTTTGTCGACCGGCGTTTCCGCGGCATGGAGGTGCGACTGGCCGAGCGTGGTTACCGTCCCGATTTTTTCTGGTACAATGACCCGGACATGCCACCGGAACGGTTGGAAAAAATCTGGAGCGCGCGCGGGATTCGCGGCGCCGTGCTGGCCCTGTTTCGTGAATTCGAACCGGCCATCGAACTGGATTGGGAAAAATTCGCCGTGGCCACCCAAAGCGATTTTTCGCTCGGTCCGCCCATTCACCGGGTAATGGAGGACTATTTCACCAACACGGTCACGGCGATGAGGCATCTGCGGCAAAGCGGATGCCGCCGGATCGGCCTCGCCTACTCATGCGTGAATGCGCGCAGCGCCCGCTTCCACATCGCGGCGGCGTATCACGAATCCATCGCCCAGGTGCAGGGATCGTTCGACAACATACCTAGTATTCACATACCGGATACTCCCGAGGGTTGGACAGAGCAGGCGTTCATGGCGTGGTTTCGCCGCGAGAAACCCGACGCCGTCCTGACCTTCAACTGGTATGTCCGGGACTGGCTGCTGGCGGCGGGGAAGCGTATCCCCGAGGATGTGTCCATCGCCGTGCTCAATCGTTGTCCGAGTTCGCCCGAATTTTCCGGCATCGACCCGCAACCCGAGCTGCTCGGCGAAACCTCCGTCGACCTCGTCATCGAACAGCTCGAAAACAACGAGTGCGGTCTGCCGAAAAACCCGAAGGTGCTCACCATCCCCGGCCGCTGGGTGCAGGGCACGACCA harbors:
- a CDS encoding LacI family transcriptional regulator, translating into MITLKHIAAEAGATIATVSMALRGSPLISVARRVEINEIARRLGYQRNAHVSTLMKHIRQGGGRMPRKAAIAFLMAHPSRNARKEFVFVDRRFRGMEVRLAERGYRPDFFWYNDPDMPPERLEKIWSARGIRGAVLALFREFEPAIELDWEKFAVATQSDFSLGPPIHRVMEDYFTNTVTAMRHLRQSGCRRIGLAYSCVNARSARFHIAAAYHESIAQVQGSFDNIPSIHIPDTPEGWTEQAFMAWFRREKPDAVLTFNWYVRDWLLAAGKRIPEDVSIAVLNRCPSSPEFSGIDPQPELLGETSVDLVIEQLENNECGLPKNPKVLTIPGRWVQGTTTREP
- a CDS encoding N-terminal cleavage protein, with the translated sequence MNTRAGIRRRIHSGFTLVELLTVVAIIGILAAIMIPVVGKVRKSAMNVRCISNLRGLGGALAVFTVENNNKLPPRNLEKDIPYTDANPSKSLRFWTSRLYRHGILKDRNAFYCPAAFPTRDSEVPDSEKIEDTGGLTYGMRMWMRPGGKWGTDRHLDTPLTAIENPSDFFLIADSIWLDKSNTNGRPTQGYGINPTPNSTANQRIHRRHSNRANTLFADFHVSAKDDAYFTKHIPETQAAYMNSDCYFTTLGETETFE
- a CDS encoding agarase, giving the protein MIRSPLLLSVLATGVLTLVGPTCLQAAGSGFFGVTKAEDGRWWLIAPDGERFISKGVCNANYHPDIIRNTNRSPYAEACARKYGTPEAWRSAVARRLLDWDFNSVGAWSDLRLSEPEIDGRHLARTPILNLGSIFVKERSRQNSGQSHAWLHGVFPDVFDPEFETTARRLAREACAPHANAPWVLGWFTDNELRWGPDWRNLDELLVSFLNSPLSSDGRQAALAVLQKRYPDIATLNRVWKTGYESWATLAAAAPGDIKSPFPRKALSQQNEEVERQLNDADPDRARFLADCDEFLGQVAERYFRITVEAVRAAAPRHMVFGSRFAYVPGQPVVDAAARWLDVISFNRYHDDPASAIARYAVFGRPLIIGEFGFRAADSGLPNTKGVGPIKKNQRERAEAFSNYVRKAMASPLVVGYHWFEHADQPSEGRFDGENSNYGLVTIQDEPYEDFVTMAREANVSAERWHQPSPTSPHSPTIP
- a CDS encoding sodium:melibiose symporter, whose product is MPPSTTVPVATPATSASSAPASSGKLRLRDLAAFGAGGVPYSLGIESLKNLANPIFNIVLGVNPAVIGTMHMIARLWDAFTDPVMGSISDNSRSRWGRRRPFIAVGALLSALVFPLIWFVPAHSGTTAAAVWFLVTSLLFYTCFTLFSVPFFSLSLELSPDYHERTRVTAARSLFATLTSLIIAWAFKLAQLDLFPDTLTGMRWVGIGMGALFLIGGLPPALFLRERYQKIAQSRPKVPLFQSARVTFSSIPFRIILAVSVCMVIGINTFNALGIYVNTYYVFGGDTKQAAMFLGLTVSVSLPVAWISIPAITWLSGRIGKTGTIRICLCLGIIAGILKWFLFNPAHPYWQLALPLFLVPGSSGFWILLHSMKADICDEDELRTGNRREGMFGAVSGWVHKLAASLTFTLSGVVLVLTGFEQQLGGAQAPETILRLRVYFSLAPCFFFGACLVLFMFYRLGPREVAAIRQELETRRPAV